In Blastocatellia bacterium, a single genomic region encodes these proteins:
- the cas2 gene encoding CRISPR-associated endonuclease Cas2, with translation MFIVISYDVQEDKRRTRIHKALKSYGQWVQYSVFECELEKKDYLR, from the coding sequence ATGTTCATTGTGATTTCATACGATGTCCAGGAAGACAAACGCCGCACGAGGATCCACAAGGCGCTGAAGTCCTACGGACAGTGGGTGCAATACAGCGTGTTTGAGTGCGAGCTGGAGAAAAAGGATTACCTCCG
- the cas1d gene encoding type I-D CRISPR-associated endonuclease Cas1d has translation MATLYITTEDAVLRKVDERLKVTKEKQTLIDVPMLKVSSIVLLGRVTVTAATVQALLEHNIPLCYLSHAGRYLGHFQPPVNGNVILRRAQYRAADAEVTVKEVARALVAGKLANMRTMLVRSRRSEEDPSSDRFITLDAAVERIKHAQDALPFATTLDQIRGHEGEASAAYFGAFDALIKADGFRFERRLKRPPRDPVNAMLSFGYTLLMHDLMAATQIVGLDPYVGFLHADRHGKPSLALDLMEEFRSIIVDSVVLTLINKRMVAPEDFQTHLGGVVLMKDSARRTFLRQYEERKLTEFQHPVFGYKVSYLRGFELQARILAKTITGELDRYVPLVVK, from the coding sequence ATGGCCACCCTTTACATTACAACCGAGGATGCAGTGCTGCGAAAAGTGGATGAACGCCTCAAGGTCACCAAGGAGAAACAGACCCTTATTGATGTCCCGATGCTCAAAGTTTCTTCGATTGTTCTCCTAGGTCGAGTGACCGTGACGGCGGCGACAGTTCAGGCGCTCTTAGAGCACAACATTCCGCTCTGCTACTTGAGCCACGCTGGGCGCTATCTTGGTCACTTTCAGCCGCCGGTGAACGGCAATGTGATTCTGCGCCGGGCGCAATATCGCGCCGCTGACGCAGAGGTGACTGTCAAAGAGGTCGCCCGCGCTCTCGTAGCCGGCAAGCTCGCCAACATGCGCACGATGCTTGTTCGCAGTCGCCGTTCTGAGGAAGACCCATCGAGCGACCGCTTCATCACGCTTGACGCCGCAGTCGAGCGCATCAAACACGCCCAAGACGCGCTCCCCTTCGCCACAACGCTCGACCAGATTCGCGGGCACGAAGGTGAGGCCAGCGCCGCTTATTTCGGAGCATTCGACGCGCTGATCAAAGCCGATGGCTTTCGCTTTGAAAGACGCCTTAAGCGTCCGCCGCGCGACCCAGTCAATGCGATGCTCTCGTTCGGTTACACGCTGTTGATGCATGATCTGATGGCCGCTACTCAGATCGTCGGCCTGGATCCTTACGTCGGATTTCTTCACGCCGACCGTCATGGCAAGCCGAGCCTCGCCCTCGATTTGATGGAAGAGTTCCGCTCCATTATTGTTGATTCGGTTGTCCTCACTCTCATCAACAAGCGAATGGTCGCGCCTGAAGATTTCCAGACTCACCTTGGCGGCGTCGTGCTGATGAAGGACTCAGCGCGCCGGACGTTTCTTCGCCAATATGAGGAACGCAAGCTGACTGAGTTTCAGCATCCGGTGTTTGGGTACAAGGTCTCGTATCTGAGAGGCTTTGAACTGCAAGCTCGGATACTCGCCAAAACGATCACCGGAGAGCTTGACCGATACGTGCCACTGGTGGTGAAGTAG